A window of Sphingobacteriales bacterium genomic DNA:
GTTGCCGAGGCAAAAGAGCGTATTTATCAGCTGAACAAAGAATCGGACAAACCGGTTATCAAACTGGTCTGGCCGGTTCCCAATGCATCCAACATTCTTGAAATTCCCAATAAAAAAGACACCCTCTGGCTGACTATTGAGGTATATGATCAAAGCGAACTGATTTATTTTAAAATCAATCAGGAAAAAACTGACATCCCATCCGACTTCGGAACAAGAATTATCAGAAAAAATATCTCCATTACAAACAACAAACAACTCAATCTTGAAGCAGAGGATATTTATCAGAACTATAGCCGGGTCATTTACAATGTGATACAGACAGAAACCAATCCCCCTACCATACATTTGATTTCACCCTATGCTTCAGATAACGGGGAAATATATCTGGAAACAACTTCCTCAAACATCATGATTGAAGGCAAGATAACAGATGAAAGTCCGATCAGGGAAATCATTATTGACAATGTTCTGGCAAGTTATCAGAAAGATGAGTATAACCCGGTTTTTCGTGCCCTAATTTCTATCAGCAACAAAGATGGGATAACCATAAAAGTAAAAGATAAATACGGCAATCAGACAGAAAAATCGTATTATTTCAACAGGGAAGGGATACGTTTATTGAGCAGCAATCCGATGGGAAAAACCTGGGTTGTATTTATTGAAAACACTGATTACGAGTTTCTTCCTCCGTTGAAAGGGCCGGCAAACGATGCCCAGAAACTAAAAGAAGCATTCTCATCATACCAGATCAACAATTTTTTATGGAAGAAAAACATGAGTAAAGCCGACATGCAGAAATTTTTCATGATAGAATTACGTGATCTGATTAAGGAAAACAAAGTCAACTCACTTATGATCTGGTTTGCGGGACATGGGAAGTATATCAACGAGATGGGCTACTGGATGCCGGTAAATGCCATCAACAACGATGAATTCACGTATTTTCCTGTTCAGTCATTAAAAAGTTCATTACAGATTTATTCACCGGAACTGAAACATATCCTTGTCATCACCGATGCCTGTGAAGCAGGTCCTTCTTTTTCCATGGTTATCAGAGCCGATACGCAAAATCCTGACTGCAGCGACTGGACTTATGCCTCGCTACGCTCGGCACAGGTGCTTACTTCCACCTCCGGAAGCTGGGCTGCCGACAACTCGGTTTTTGCCAATGCATTTGCTGAAGCACTTACTACCAATCCAAATACCTGTATTTCAATTGATCAGATTTCAGAATTTGTCATTCAGGCAGTTAAGAAGAGCTTGAAACAAACACCGGTTTTCGGAAAAATAGCAGGACTTGAAGATGAAGACGGCACTTTCTTTTTCCTGAAAAAAGAATAAATCCGGGAATCAAGGCTTATTTCCTTAAATGTTGGTTTATAAATTTATACAGGAACCAAACCTCTTTTTATATTTGCACAAACTAACAAAAGAGTAAATTGGCCGGATTCCTGAAATTTGATTATGAAAAGATACTGAATGTCAAAGCCAGTGAATTCGGTTATGTCAGACTTCTTTTCTTACATAATTTCTTTCAGGGTATAGGGCTGGCAATGTTTTTCAATGCCGCCAATTCCATTTTTCTGGCTCAGGCATCCGTCAAATCCCTGCCATTGGTCTATATGCTGGCTTCCCTGTTGCTGCTGCTGGTCGGTATAACGTATTCCTATTTTGAACAAAGGGTGACAATCAAGAAACTTCTGTTGACCATTCTGATCATACTGTTTATTTCAATCCTGCTCATCAGAATAGGTGTCGGCCTGACCAACAGTCTTTGGATAGCCTTTGCTGCTATCATGTGGTACAGGGTTACCTCTCTGCTAAACTATCTCGAATTCTGGGGATTAACCTCTATGATGCTTGATGTCAGACAAAGCAAACGCCTATTCGGGCTGGTCAGTTCTGGCGAAGTTACTGCCAAATTACTGGGTTATTTCTCCATCCCGATGCTGGTGCCTCACATCGGGAGAAGCAACCTGATTTTAATTGCCTCTGTTGCTTTTGCTATATGTATTATTGTTTTACAGCGTATTGCAAAACGTTATGGAGAAAATAAACTCGACAGGCCGAAAACACCTGTCCTTGAAAAAGACAAAAAAGAAAGTGTTCTGGCAAAATATTTCAAAAGCCATTTTATTGTCCTTCTTTCTGTCCTGAGTTTTATTTCAGTCATTGTCTTTACCTTTATCGATTTCTCATTTCTGAGTAATCTGCAGCTTAAATTCAAAAGCGGTGATGAAATTTCGGTATTTCTGGGCTGGTTTTACGGTTTTAACAAGGGTGTTACCGTTCTGATCAAGATGTTTTTATCAGGAAGAATTATCGATAAAATCGGAATTAAAAATTCCCTGCTGCTTATTCCGGCCATCTTTATCCTGATTATTGGCGGAATTATTTCCTACAACATGATGTCGTCTGATACCGCACTGGTGTTTACCCTGTTTTCCTTATTGCTCTTCGTCATGGAATCCTTGCGGTATTCCATATTTGAACCGGTGTTTTTCTCACTTTTCCAGCCGTTAAACAAAAATCTGAGACTATTCGGACATGCCATTGTCAACGGTTACCTCAACCCGATTGCATTAGGCATTGCCGGGCTTACCCTTTTCCTGTTTATTTATATCAAAGGAAGCATTGATCTAACACTGATCAGCTATGTGTTAATCGGTCTGCTGATCGTATGGATTGCTGTGGTGTTGATTACCAACAAACAATACATCATTGTTTTGCAGGATGCTATTAAAAAGCGGTTTTTCGAAGGGAGTGAAATGCACATCAAAGGCAAGGCAATGAGCCGCCTGTTAATGGAAAAGTTGCAAAGTAAATCACCCGAAGAGGTCATTTATTCCTCACAGCTCCTTTTTAAAACGGAAGGAGTCGAAAAAAATGCCATCATCGAAACACTTCTTGATAATGAATCTGAGGAAGTAGTACTTTATGCCCTGAATTACTACACCAATGATCCGGAAATGACAGGACTGAAAGCACAGATATTTTCCCTGATTCAGGATGAGAAAAGAAGTGAACAGGTAAAAGAAGCTGCCATTATCGCCTATTGCAAGGGAGAAGATACCGATGTCAGCATGTTGTTTTCATATCTTGAAAGCGGGCAGGCCAATATCAGGAAAGGGACAATCATCGGCTTGCTACAAAACGGAAGCCTTGAAGGGGTGGTTCTGGCAGGCCAGAAACTATTACTGTTGCTGCAATCGGAAAATGCAAAAGACAATATCACAGCCCTGGAAATAATCGGGATTCTTAAAGTAAAGAATTTTTATCAACCTCTCATTAACATGTTTGGGCATAAGAATCCTGAAATTGTCAAAACAGCCATCGAAGCAAGCGGCTATGTCCTCAATTCAAGACTATTGCCCTATCTGGCCGGCTTTTTATCCGATCCTCTCTATAGTGAGCTGGCAGCAAAGTCAATTGCTCAATTCGGGAATGAAGCAGTTGAGTTCTTTGAAAAACAAATCGCAGAAAATGCTGAACAGGAGTCTGATGCATTGATGATGTTCAGAATAACGCAAATTTTAGGCAATATTGCCACTCCTGAAGCGCTCAAGCTGTTGCTGAAATTATTGGATTATCCGCTGGCAAAAGTACAGAATGAAGCCATACTGAACCTGAAAAAAGCCGGTTTCAAGGCAGAAGAAGATGATGAATTTATCCGCAAAAAATTTGACCAGCAGTTTGAATTTGCTGCATGGCTCTACAATTCCATCTATCACCTTGAAAAAAGCGAAAAGAAAAACCCCTATTTAATTTCCGCTCTGAAAATCGAACTTAAAAATGTTAAGGAAAATATACTTTATCTGCTTTCTTTCCTTTACGATACTTATACTATTATCAAAGCAAGGGAAGGTCTTCTGACAGATTTTTCTGAGAAAAAAGCAAATGCCCTGGAGATTATCGACAACCTGATCTCCAAAAAAATGTATAATAAGCTGACTATCATTTTTGAAGACTCATCGCTTGACGAAAAAATCAAGAAGATACAGGCATACAATCTGAAACTTCCTTCTGAAATCATCACCATTATTGAATATATACTCCGTTACCGGGAAACAAAATTCAACCGCTGGACCATTGTAACGGCCATTATCTCACTTCTTGATTTTATTACTTTTGAACTCACTCCCCTGATTATTCCCTTTACGGAAAGCAGATTCAAGCTACTCAGCGAAGCCGCAGCCGATACCATTAAAAAAATCACCAGCCACGAATCTTTTAAAAGAGATTATCTGTCAGAAACATTTGAGAATGAAAAAATTCATGGAATTATGGAAAAAAGCTCAGGAAACACACTTCTTGATATTGAAAAGGTCATTATTCTGAAAGGGACAAGCCTTTTTATGGAAACACCTGAAAATATTCTGGTGGATATTGTGGGTAT
This region includes:
- a CDS encoding cyclic nucleotide-binding domain-containing protein, with translation MAGFLKFDYEKILNVKASEFGYVRLLFLHNFFQGIGLAMFFNAANSIFLAQASVKSLPLVYMLASLLLLLVGITYSYFEQRVTIKKLLLTILIILFISILLIRIGVGLTNSLWIAFAAIMWYRVTSLLNYLEFWGLTSMMLDVRQSKRLFGLVSSGEVTAKLLGYFSIPMLVPHIGRSNLILIASVAFAICIIVLQRIAKRYGENKLDRPKTPVLEKDKKESVLAKYFKSHFIVLLSVLSFISVIVFTFIDFSFLSNLQLKFKSGDEISVFLGWFYGFNKGVTVLIKMFLSGRIIDKIGIKNSLLLIPAIFILIIGGIISYNMMSSDTALVFTLFSLLLFVMESLRYSIFEPVFFSLFQPLNKNLRLFGHAIVNGYLNPIALGIAGLTLFLFIYIKGSIDLTLISYVLIGLLIVWIAVVLITNKQYIIVLQDAIKKRFFEGSEMHIKGKAMSRLLMEKLQSKSPEEVIYSSQLLFKTEGVEKNAIIETLLDNESEEVVLYALNYYTNDPEMTGLKAQIFSLIQDEKRSEQVKEAAIIAYCKGEDTDVSMLFSYLESGQANIRKGTIIGLLQNGSLEGVVLAGQKLLLLLQSENAKDNITALEIIGILKVKNFYQPLINMFGHKNPEIVKTAIEASGYVLNSRLLPYLAGFLSDPLYSELAAKSIAQFGNEAVEFFEKQIAENAEQESDALMMFRITQILGNIATPEALKLLLKLLDYPLAKVQNEAILNLKKAGFKAEEDDEFIRKKFDQQFEFAAWLYNSIYHLEKSEKKNPYLISALKIELKNVKENILYLLSFLYDTYTIIKAREGLLTDFSEKKANALEIIDNLISKKMYNKLTIIFEDSSLDEKIKKIQAYNLKLPSEIITIIEYILRYRETKFNRWTIVTAIISLLDFITFELTPLIIPFTESRFKLLSEAAADTIKKITSHESFKRDYLSETFENEKIHGIMEKSSGNTLLDIEKVIILKGTSLFMETPENILVDIVGIVKEEHFEEGSVIMNKGEIGTCMYIICEGEVRIHDNDLTLAVLKNKDFFGELALLDPEPRSASATALKDSLLLRLDQEAFYELMSERLEVAKGILKILCRRIRNQNQIISELKKNTLAAPAAMESGQN